CTACTTGAAGAatgtcacacctcctaattgtgccacttGCTATGGACCAAGTGTTCAGtctgtgggagccattcttattcaaaccaccacagaactGCTGATGGTATTTTGaaacaagttcttttttttttttatcatgaaattaattttatttttaaatccaagGGAtcagaacaaaaaacaacaaaaaaacttctaCCTCAGAGGACAAGCCATGGTGGAAAGGCTAGAAAGGCAGACAGCGAAACAGAAGCATGTCCACAACACAGGAAGCCTCTTCATTCCGGAGCTGCCTCCATCAGATATCCATTTTCCGGGGCCATGTACCCATCACCACCCTCTGCCTCCATGTACATGTCTCGACCATCACTACCTAGCCCTTCTAGCCCATTGTCCTGACCACCGCCCCCCCCACCCCGAGCCTCATCCCTGCCCCGCTCACTGCCCCGCTCCCCCCGTTTGTGCTCTCGATCCCTATCACGGTCTCGGTCCCGGCGACGATCCCTCTCACTTCGGTGGCTCCTACGTCGCTCCCGGTCTCGATCCCGGCCCTTCTCCTCTGGGCCATCAGGGCCATCGGGGCCAAGCTCTCCAGGAGGCCCATCATCAGGAGCGGCATCACCAGCTTCAGAGGGTTCAGCCATgtcgccaccaccaccgccaccaccaccaccaccgccgccgccgccaccacctcGAAGCTCCTCTTTTCGCTCCCGCTCCCTGCGTGCTCGCTCTCGGCTCCGACTACTTCGGCGCTTTCTGTCTCGGTCCTTGTCCTTGCTCCTCTCTCTGGATCTGCGCCGCTCATCCTTGTCTCGACTCCGGGAGCGCCTCCTCCGGTCCCGAGAGCGGGAGCGTCTCCGTTCTCTCTCCTTGTCTCGCTCTCGGCTTCTTTCTCTGCGCTCCCGCTCACGGTCCCGGTCCCGGTCCCTGTGTGGAAATGGAGAGGGGCCCGGCCTCTCAGTTCTTAATAGGTTACTGAAAAGGGCAAAACATCTTATCGAATGGCTTATTGTTTCCTTCATAGAAACAGTTGCCATTGTGACAGCTGCTGCCTAGCCAGTGCAGCATTACTTGAGTTAATACAAACCCTTGACTTTATTTAAAATGGcaacagaattctcaaaatttATTAGTAGAACAGACAAATATTGATGAACATATGGAAATAGAGGTAAAATTACAACAGACTGTTAAATGTTTGGGAGATAATGTCatagatacacacaaatacaaatacctATACTGTTCTTTGAATTacccttccttttttattatgtatccaaAATTTAATCAGCAAAGTTATACACAGGAACAGATTAAATATCATTTATATTACATAAGAAGGAATTTAAGCTTTGATATTAAGAGTTACAgaaagaagtttctgtctcattttcaCATTGCTTACCAGGCATTTCTCGTAAAGGTATAGCTGATGGAAAGCTAAAATGTTACAAAGAATGGATGCATTCTTGGTGGTAGAGTATAAGATGCAATGCTTGAACTGCTCTGAATTATTCATTGTTCATATAATTTGCTTATTTATAGGATACTTGTGCACCCAATGGCAATTAGATTTGTCAAAAATGTCTTGGATCAAAACCAGTTTGGACATACTACTgggcttaaaaaataaaaagagggtaGGCATCAGAACACCGTCCATGAATGAAGCAGTGAGAGGAGAATTCTCAAGAATTTGtaagacttcagtccagtgctccaatgttggtctctgtctctgtcttctttcatcgcctgatgaaggttaatattcagggggatgcttatatgtttttctttcggttcaccttcttatttagcttctctagagtcacgagcaaggaactcaggacggcgaggggtgcacccacacactgaggcaatggggatgatctatcgggaactcaccaaggccagctggccggggactgaaaaagcatgggacaaaaccggtctcgctgaacataatggacaatgaggactactgagaactgaagaacaatggcaatgggttcttgatcctattgcatgtaatggctttgtgggagcccaggtagtttggatgctcaccttaatagacctggatggaggtgggtggtccttggacctcccacagggcagagaaacctgcttactctttgggctgaggaggaaggaagacttgattggaggagggggagggaatgggaggtggtggcggggaagaggcagaaatctttaataattaaattaattaattaataaaaatcagaaagaaaaaaaaataaaaaaaaataaattcattatactagaaacaaataaaataaaaagaagagactttgataaaaaaaaaagaattt
This DNA window, taken from Chionomys nivalis chromosome 23, mChiNiv1.1, whole genome shotgun sequence, encodes the following:
- the LOC130865140 gene encoding U1 small nuclear ribonucleoprotein 70 kDa-like; this encodes MATVSMKETISHSIRCFALFSNLLRTERPGPSPFPHRDRDRDRERERRERSRERDKERERRRSRSRDRRRRSRSRDKDERRRSRERSKDKDRDRKRRSSRSRERARRERERKEELRGGGGGGGGGGGGGGGGDMAEPSEAGDAAPDDGPPGELGPDGPDGPEEKGRDRDRERRRSHRSERDRRRDRDRDRDREHKRGERGSERGRDEARGGGGGGQDNGLEGLGSDGRDMYMEAEGGDGYMAPENGYLMEAAPE